A window from Bos indicus isolate NIAB-ARS_2022 breed Sahiwal x Tharparkar chromosome 1, NIAB-ARS_B.indTharparkar_mat_pri_1.0, whole genome shotgun sequence encodes these proteins:
- the NRIP1 gene encoding nuclear receptor-interacting protein 1 yields the protein MTHGEELGSDVHQDSIVLTYLEGLLMHQAAEGSGTAVDKASAGRNEDDQNFNISGSAFPTCQRNGPVLSTHTYQGSGMLHLKKARLLQSSEDWNAAKRKRLSDSIVNLNVKKEALLAGMADSAPKGKQDSKVLASLLQSFSSRLQTVALSQQIRQSLKEQGYALSHNSLKVEKDLRCYGVASSHLKTLLKKSKAKDQKPDTNIPDVTKTLIRDRFIESPHHVGQSGTKVVSEPLSCAARLQAVASMVEKRASPATSPKPSVACSQLALLLSSEAHLQQYSREHALKTQNANQAASERLAAMARLQENGQKDMGSFQLSKGISGHLNGQARTSSNKLMASKSTAFQNPVGIVPSSPKNAGYKNSLERNNIKQAANNSLLLHLLKSQTIPKPMNGHSHSERGSIFEESSTPTTIDDYSDPNPSFTDESSGDESSYSNCVPIDLSCKHRIEKPEPDQPVSLDNLTQSLLNTWDPKVPEVDVKEDQDTSKNSKLNSHQKVTLLQLLLGHKNEENMERNGSPQEAHSDETKFSTQNYTRTSVIESPSTNRTTPVSTPPLLASTKADSPINLSQHSLVIKWNSPPYACGPQPEKPANTASNHLMDLTKSKESQGEKAIHNEGAQNSATFSASKLLQNLAQCGMQSSVSGEEQRPSKQLLSVNTDKPPGMIDRLNSPLLANKTSAVEEKKAFGSHTIGPEPGLSGSEIENLLERRTVLQLLLGNPNKGKTEKKEKMPLRDESTQEHTDRALSEQILMVKIKSEPCDDLHPHATGTHLSHEAPGAPFLGMAPPMQRSAPALPTSEDLKPEPGSPQDFSFSKNGLLSRLLRQNQDSHLADELDSSHRNSELTLVESKNLCMVPKKRKLYTEPLENPFKKMKNNIVDAANSHSAPEVLYGSLLNQQELKLSRSDLEFKHPASHGSASESEPRNWTRESKSFNVLKQLLLSENCVRDLSQHRSNSVADSKKKGHRNSVTNSKPEFSIASLNGLMCGATQPGSCMVSRTFPYPGVGKAPRSPPFPEHLGCTGSRPEAGLVNGCSMPSEKGPIKWVITDVDKNEYEKDSPRLTKTNPILYYMLQKGGSSVTSRETQDRDMWREPSSAESISQVTIKEELLPPAETKASFFNLRSTYNSHMGNNASRPHSANGEVYGLLGNMLTIKKESE from the coding sequence ATGACTCATGGAGAAGAGCTGGGCTCTGATGTGCACCAGGATTCTATTGTTCTAACTTACCTAGAAGGATTACTAATGCATCAGGCAGCAGAGGGGTCAGGTACTGCCGTCGACAAAGCGTCTGCCGGGCGTAATGAAGACGATCAGAACTTTAACATTTCTGGTAGCGCGTTTCCCACCTGTCAGCGTAATGGTCCAGTTCTCAGCACACACACGTATCAGGGATCTGGCATGCTGCACCTCAAAAAAGCCAGACTCTTGCAGTCTTCTGAGGACTGGAACGCAGCAAAGCGGAAGAGGCTGTCTGATTCCATCGTAAATTTAAACGTAAAGAAGGAGGCTCTGCTGGCTGGCATGGCTGACAGTGCGCCTAAAGGCAAACAGGACAGCAAGGTACTGGCCTCTCTGCTTCAGTCTTTCAGCTCTAGGCTGCAGACTGTTGCCCTGTCACAACAAATCAGGCAGAGCCTCAAGGAGCAAGGATACGCCCTGAGTCATAATTCTTTAAAAGTGGAGAAAGATTTAAGGTGCTATGGGGTTGCATCAAGTCACTTAAAAACTCTGTTGAAGAAAAGCAAGGCTAAAGATCAAAAGCCCGATACCAACATCCCTGATGTCACGAAAACCCTTATCAGAGACAGGTTCATAGAGTCACCTCATCACGTTGGGCAGAGCGGAACAAAGGTCGTGAGCGAACCCTTGTCATGTGCTGCAAGATTACAGGCTGTCGCAAGCATGGTGGAGAAAAGGGCTAGTCCTGCCACTTCACCCAAACCCAGTGTTGCCTGTAGCCAACTAGCACTACTTCTCTCCAGTGAAGCCCATTTACAGCAGTATTCTCGAGAACATGCTTTAAAGACACAAAATGCAAATCAGGCAGCAAGCGAAAGACTTGCTGCCATGGCCAGATTACAAGAAAATGGCCAGAAGGACATGGGCAGTTTCCAGCTCTCAAAAGGCATATCAGGCCATCTTAATGGTCAGGCAAGAACATCATCAAACAAACTAATGGCTAGCAAAAGTACAGCATTTCAGAATCCAGTGGGTATTGTCCCTTCTTCCCCCAAAAATGCAGGCTATAAGAACTCCCTGGAAAGAAACAATATAAAACAGGCTGCTAATAACAGTTTGCTTTTACATCTTCTTAAAAGCCAGACCATACCTAAGCCGATGAACGGACACAGTCACAGTGAGAGAGGAAGCATTTTTGAGGAGAGCAGCACACCTACGACTATTGATGACTACTCAGATCCCAATCCTAGTTTCACCGATGAGAGCAGTGGCGATGAAAGTTCTTACTCCAACTGTGTTCCCATAGACTTGTCTTGCAAACACCGGATAGAAAAACCCGAACCCGACCAGCCTGTTTCTCTGGATAACTTAACTCAGTCCTTGCTAAACACTTGGGATCCAAAAGTCCCCGAAGTTGACGTCAAAGAAGATCAAGATACCTCAAAGAATTCTAAGCTAAATTCGCACCAGAAAGTAACCCTTCTTCAGTTGCTGCTTGGCCATAAGAATGAAGAAAACATGGAAAGAAACGGCAGCCCTCAGGAAGCACACAGCGATGAGACAAAGTTCAGCACACAGAATTACACCCGGACGTCTGTAATAGAAAGCCCCAGCACCAACAGGACTACTCCCGTGAGCACTCCTCCATTGCTTGCATCCACCAAAGCCGACTCTCCCATCAACCTTTCCCAACACTCTCTGGTCATCAAATGGAATTCCCCACCATATGCCTGTGGTCCCCAGCCTGAAAAGCCAGCGAATACCGCCTCGAACCACCTGATGGACCTTACAAAAAGCAAAGAATCGCAGGGGGAGAAAGCCATCCACAATGAAGGTGCACAAAACTCGGCCACGTTCAGTGCCAGTAAACTGTTACAAAATTTAGCGCAATGTGGAATGCAGTCTTCCGTGTCAGGGGAAGAGCAGAGACCCAGTAAACAGCTGCTGAGTGTAAACACAGATAAACCTCCAGGTATGATTGATAGACTGAATAGCCCTCTGCTAGCCAATAAAACAAGTGCAGTTGAAGAGAAGAAAGCATTCGGCAGTCACACAATAGGTCCTGAACCAGGACTTTCTGGGTCTGAAATAGAAAATCTGCTTGAAAGGCGCACCGTCCTCCAGTTACTGCTGGGAAATCCCAACAAAGGGAAgactgaaaagaaagagaagatgccCTTAAGAGATGAGAGCACTCAGGAACATACAGATAGAGCTTTAAGTGAACAAATATTGatggtgaaaataaaatctgagccTTGTGATGACTTGCATCCGCATGCCACGGGCACGCACTTGAGCCATGAGGCTCCGGGAGCCCCCTTCTTAGGGATGGCACCTCCCATGCAGAGAAGTGCACCTGCCTTACCAACATCCGAGGACTTGAAACCAGAGCCTGGCTCACCTCaggatttttctttctcaaagaatGGTCTGCTGAGTCGATTGCTGAGACAAAATCAGGACAGTCACCTGGCTGATGAGCTGGACAGCAGTCACAGAAATAGTGAACTGACACTTGTAGAATCGAAGAACCTTTGCATGGTCCCTAAGAAAAGGAAGCTTTACACCGAGCCGTTAGAAAACccctttaaaaagatgaaaaataacatAGTCGATGCTGCAAACAGTCACAGTGCTCCGGAGGTGCTGTACGGGTCCTTGCTTAACCAGCAAGAGCTGAAACTTAGCAGAAGTGATCTTGAGTTTAAGCATCCTGCCAGTCATGGTTCAGCCAGCGAAAGTgaacccaggaattggaccagAGAGAGCAAAAGCTTCAATGTCCTGAAACAGCTGCTTCTCTCAGAAAACTGTGTGAGAGATTTGTCTCAGCACAGGAGTAACTCTGTGGCTGACAGTAAAAAGAAAGGACACAGAAACAGTGTGACCAACAGCAAGCCTGAATTCAGCATTGCTTCTCTAAACGGACTGATGTGCGGTGCCACTCAGCCCGGCAGTTGCATGGTCAGCAGGACATTTCCATACCCAGGTGTCGGAAAGGCCCCCCGGAGTCCTCCTTTCCCTGAGCACTTGGGCTGCACAGGGTCTAGACCAGAAGCTGGGCTTGTGAATGGGTGTTCCATGCCCAGTGAGAAGGGACCCATTAAGTGGGTTATCACAGATGTGGACAAGAATGAGTATGAGAAAGACTCTCCGAGACTGACCAAAACTAACCCAATACTCTATTACATGCTCCAGAAAGGAGGCAGTTCTGTTACCAGTCGAGAAACACAGGACAGGGACATGTGGAGGGAGCCTTCATCTGCTGAAAGTATCTCACAGGTTACAATCAAAGAAGAGTTACTTCCTCCTGCAGAAACTAAagcttctttctttaatttaaggaGCACTTATAATAGCCATATGGGAAATAATGCTTCTCGCCCACACAGCGCAAACGGAGAAGTTTATGGACTTCTGGGAAACATGCTAACAATAAAAAAGGAATCAGAATAA